The segment AAAAACACCAACTTGCGGCTGTTTATGAGGTACTCAAAGACTCAGAAAAGAAATACTTGCTTTGTGATGAGGTGGGTTTGGGCAAAACGATCGAAGCTGGTTTTATCATTCGGCAGCATGTATTGGAACGAGGCCGAGAATCAAAGGTACTTATATTGGTCCCAGACGCATTGACTCAACAATGGGAGCGAGAACTGTCAGATCGTTTCCATCTCGGATCGTTACTCAATACAGATGAAGATAATGCAGATCCAAATGTTCATATTTTGACCTACACCCAGGCGCTGACGTACACATTTGAGCCAACGATGGTGGTTATTGATGAAGCTCATCAAATATCAAGCTATCCATTTAACGGAAATTGGTTAGAGAAAGAACTGTTCGTTGCAATTTCCAAACTCGCCAATCATTCAGGCGTGACTCTGTTGCTTACGGGGACACCGATGGCTGGGCACGATTCGGCTTATTTGGCATTGCTGCACTTATTGAATGGCGATGACTTTCCATTGACTGATAGAACGATTGAACTGTTCAATAAGTTATTGCCGATTCAAGATCGAATTCGTGAGTTAAGCCGTATCTTTGTACCTGAGAATGAAGACTTTCTTCTTTATACGTCACTCAATGACTTATTGGATTTGGAGATTGGTGATCCTAACGTAGACGAAATGGCAGAAGCGTTGCTTCCTCAGGTTAACATGTTTGCGCTGGAAAAAGACCTTGAGTTACGAGATCGTCTCATCGGTGAACTGTCGTCTTATTTGAATAATAAGTGCTTGTTTAGTTACAGAATGATTCGTACCTCGAGATCAACAGGTCTATTAGATAATGACGCTAATGAAATTGAAAACCTGTTCCCTGGCCTAAATCCTGTCCAAACGGTTATATGGAATGCACCAAACAATGAAGCTTACCTAGACGAGCATTTTGAGCAGTATCGCTCTGAAATGGTGGGCAATGATACGTTTAAGCAATTGAACATCTCGCAGTTTAAGCAGTTAGTTGAAGCATTGCTAACTAGTCCAATTTCTTTCAAATCAGAAGTTGACCGCTATCTGAAAACCGTGACTTCTACCAGCGATGAACTTTCTTACTGGCAGTATATGCTAGAGCAATCCGATCGTGAGCAATTAAGCAAAAACAAAGCAACAGTCTTTGCGCTAACAAAATGGTTGGAGGATATGCCTGACGGTAAGGCGGTCATTTTTTGCGGAGATTGTTTAACTGCCGACAATGTGTATCAGTTCCTTGTTGACAACATTTCAACCGGCGTGGAACGTCATCAACAAGGTAAAACGCCAGACTTTGTTACCGATAGCGGAGTAAGAGTTTTGGTTTGTGATGAAAAAGGTGAAGATGGTTTGAACCTCCAGGGACAGCGTCGTCTAGCGATACATTACAGTATGCCAATGGAGATTAGCCGCATTGAGCAGCGCAATGGTCGCTTGAATCGATACAGTGCACTGTCGACCGGAGTGCATCCTATCGATACTATGATTCTATCGACGCAGAGACCCACACTGTACAGTAAGTGGCTCCAAGCGTTGACGATGGGA is part of the Vibrio ponticus genome and harbors:
- the dpdE gene encoding protein DpdE; the protein is MSSVRVGALVKSPTAFRGIGKIVSINAQDQSATIGFFASPLRPLDSTIDVPASELRAVTSLGLNTEVFVQFPGSHSWKMGHYQGERPNEQALISFSREVKGVYDFGDLFIPNAYPAKEFVVGEFLKGQGTSSPFLCNALANFYQEYFSQRRSCRSISALLSSSVELEKHQLAAVYEVLKDSEKKYLLCDEVGLGKTIEAGFIIRQHVLERGRESKVLILVPDALTQQWERELSDRFHLGSLLNTDEDNADPNVHILTYTQALTYTFEPTMVVIDEAHQISSYPFNGNWLEKELFVAISKLANHSGVTLLLTGTPMAGHDSAYLALLHLLNGDDFPLTDRTIELFNKLLPIQDRIRELSRIFVPENEDFLLYTSLNDLLDLEIGDPNVDEMAEALLPQVNMFALEKDLELRDRLIGELSSYLNNKCLFSYRMIRTSRSTGLLDNDANEIENLFPGLNPVQTVIWNAPNNEAYLDEHFEQYRSEMVGNDTFKQLNISQFKQLVEALLTSPISFKSEVDRYLKTVTSTSDELSYWQYMLEQSDREQLSKNKATVFALTKWLEDMPDGKAVIFCGDCLTADNVYQFLVDNISTGVERHQQGKTPDFVTDSGVRVLVCDEKGEDGLNLQGQRRLAIHYSMPMEISRIEQRNGRLNRYSALSTGVHPIDTMILSTQRPTLYSKWLQALTMGVGCFSHYRANIQDEIDTLLNQEVWPAVWEEGYLAFEDAQVKLKDKTKQTYEHLDIIAKLATVDTDAEKAEKLLAEMRQDDENFEESSALTEWITQGILFQKLRGETQDLYRFKYASGLTKMRSSTLIDKCIVGLDIEASDYSSPVTQELSLSRVNSVRNGSYPLRYGQPFVDAIAEASLLSPLGNCSAIIRKLPFNQEPKLCFVPQWLVEGEAGSTSEQITVDAIFPPVVFQEVFGESGDLIPPNMATLVRGAYSTKNGRVEIGGNQVPYQDTNITIQADDSNTDLWQLIESLVSKDRFISALDLVLVKSKALAIEKFEQQSEFVDVVSKAKLLTLKYVLLIGS